A genomic segment from Nicotiana sylvestris chromosome 1, ASM39365v2, whole genome shotgun sequence encodes:
- the LOC138869758 gene encoding uncharacterized protein, protein MLTALSAKNKLGLITDRISKPKFNSPYYHFWERCNDMIIAWITNSLSRDIANSVMCFDTVKDIWTDINERFGTSNGSKYIQLQREISLTSQGHLDIATYFTKQRGLWDELSSAYIGPVCSCGALPKFIEEHKSINSSVV, encoded by the coding sequence ATGCTTACTGCCCTATCTGCTAAAAACAAGTTAGGTCTCATCACTGATAGGATATCCAAACCAAAATTTAACTCTCCTTATTATCATTTTTGGGAAAGGTGCAATGACATGATCATTGCATGGATAACAAACTCTTTGTCTAGGGATATAGCCAACAGTGTAATGTGTTTTGATACTGTTAAGGATATATGGACTGATATTAATGAAAGATTTGGTACTTCTAATGGTTCTAAGTACATTCAACTCCAAAGGGAAATTAGTCTTACCTCCCAAGGTCATTTAGATATTGCTACCTATTTTACTAAACAGAGAGGTCTTTGGGATGAGCTTAGCAGTGCTTATATTGGTCCTGTTTGTTCTTGTGGTGCTCTCCCCAAATTCATTGAAGAGCATAAATCTATCAATTCCTCAGTGGTCTGA